Proteins encoded together in one Bos indicus isolate NIAB-ARS_2022 breed Sahiwal x Tharparkar chromosome 3, NIAB-ARS_B.indTharparkar_mat_pri_1.0, whole genome shotgun sequence window:
- the ADAM15 gene encoding disintegrin and metalloproteinase domain-containing protein 15 isoform X7 — MRLALLWALGLLGAGSPLPSRPLPDIGVTEEMQARPERAQNGPLEPQILQDNPTLSLAEALQTSLPEALRIKLELDGESHILELLQNRELVSGRPTLVWYQPDGTRVVGEGHTLENCCYEGRVRGHAHSWVSLCTCSGLRGLVILSPERSYSVELGPGDLQGPPVVSRIQDLLLPRHTCALSWPTSVLPQALPEPSLGQRHTHRWRRDVVTETKIVELVIVADHAEVKRHRDFQSLLNRTLEVALLLDTFFRPMNVRVALVGLEAWTQHNLIEISQNPGLTLDSFLHWRRTNLLPRLPHDSAQLVTATSFSGPMVGMAIQNSICSPEFSGGVNMDHSTSILGVASSIAHELGHSLGLGHDSPGNSCPCPGPAPAKSCIMQASTDFLPGLNFSNCSRQALEEALLGGMGSCLFERLSGLPSMASVCGNMLVEPGEQCDCGFPDECTDPCCDYFTCQLRPGAQCASDGLCCHNCQLRPAGWKCRPTRGDCDLPEFCPGDSSQCPPDVSMGDGEPCASGQAVCMQGRCASYAQQCQALWGPGAKPAAPLCLLTANTRGDAFGSCGRNPDGSYVSCAPRDAMCGQLQCQGGRAQPLLGSARDLRWEMLEANGTQLRLNCSWVHLDLGNDVAQPLLTLPGTACGPGLVCVEQQCQPIEVLGAQECQRRCHGHGVCDSNRRCHCEEGWAPPDCTTHVRATSSLTTGLPLSLLLLLVLVLLGASYWHRARLHQRLCQLKGPSCQYRAAQSGPPERPGPPQRALVMPGAKQASALGFPAPPSRPLPPDPVPKRLQAELADRPNPPTRPLPADPVVRRPKSQGPTKPPPPRKPLPADPHGRRPSGDLPGPGAGIPPPVVPSRPAPPPPAASSPYL; from the exons ATGCGCCTGGCGCTGCTCTgggccctggggctcctgggcgCGGGCAGCCCATTGCCCTCCCGGCCGCTCCCAGATATAG GTGTCACTGAGGAGATGCAGGCAAGGCCAGAGAGGGCCCAGAATGGACCTCTGGAGCCCCAGATCCTTCAGGACAACCCCACACTCAGCCTAGCAGAGGCGCTTCAG ACCAGTCTGCCTGAGGCTTTGCGGATCAAACTGGAATTGGATGGTGAGAGTCATATCCTGGAGCTGCTGCAGAATAG GGAGCTAGTCTCAGGCCGCCCAACTCTGGTGTGGTACCAGCCTGATGGCACCCGGGTGGTCGGTGAGGGACATACTCTG GAGAACTGCTGCTACGAGGGGAGAGTGCGTGGCCACGCGCACTCCTGGGTCTCTCTCTGCACCTGCTCCGGGCTCAG GGGCTTAGTGATCCTGTCCCCAGAGAGAAGCTACTCTGTGGAGCTGGGGCCCGGGGACCTTCAGGGTCCCCCAGTTGTCTCCCGGATCCAAGACCTCCTCCTGCCACGCCACACTTGTGCCCTGAGCTGGCCTACATCTGTGCTCCCTCAGGCTCTACCGGAGCCCTCCCTGGGACAGCGTCACACTCACCGG TGGAGGCGGGACGTGGTGACAGAGACCAAGATTGTTGAGCTGGTGATTGTGGCTGACCATGCCGAG GTCAAGAGGCACCGGGACTTCCAGAGCCTCCTGAACCGCACCCTGGAAGTGGCCCTCCTCCTGGACACA TTCTTCAGGCCTATGAACgtccgggtggcactagtgggccTGGAGGCCTGGACCCAGCACAACCTGATAGAGATAAgccagaacccaggtctcacactaGACAGCTTCCTCCACTGGCGCAGGACGAACCTGCTGCCTCGGTTGCCCCACGACAGCGCCCAGCTGGTGAC GGCCACTTCATTCTCTGGGCCCATGGTCGGCATGGCCATTCAGAACTCCATCTGTTCTCCTGAGTTTTCAGGAGGCGTGAACATG GACCACTCCACGAGCATCCTGGGAGTCGCCTCCTCAATAGCCCACGAGCTGGGACACAGCCTGGGCCTGGGCCATGACTCCCCTGGGAACAGCTGCCCCTGCCCGGGTCCAGCCCCAGCCAAGAGCTGCATCATGCAGGCCTCCACAGA CTTCCTGCCAGGCTTGAACTTCAGCAACTGCAGCCGACAGGCCCTGGAAGAAGCCCTCCTGGGCGGGATGGGCAGCTGCCTCTTTGAACGGCTGTCCGGTCTGCCTTCTATGGCCAGTGTCTGCGGAAATATGTTGGTGGAGCCCGGGGAGCAGTGTGACTGTGGCTTCCCAGAT GAATGCACCGATCCCTGCTGTGACTACTTCACCTGCCAGCTGAGGCCAGGGGCCCAGTGCGCATCTGATGGACTCTGCTGTCACAATTGCCAG CTGCGTCCAGCTGGCTGGAAGTGTCGCCCCACCAGAGGTGACTGCGACTTGCCTGAGTTCTGCCCAGGAGACAGCTCCCAGTGCCCCCCGGATGTCAGCATGGGGGACGGTGAGCCATGTGCCAGTGGACAGGCTGTGTGCATGCAAGGACGTTGTGCCTCGTATGCCCAGCAGTGCCAGGCTCTCTGGGGGCCTGGGGCCAAGCCCGCCGCACCGCTCTGCCTCCTTACTGCCAATACTAGAGGGGACGCCTTTGGGAGCTGTGGGCGCAACCCTGATGGCAGTTATGTGTCCTGTGCCCCTCG AGATGCTATGTGTGGGCAACTCCAGTGCCAGGGCGGGAGGGCCCAGCCTCTGCTGGGCTCAGCCCGAGATCTTCGCTGGGAGATGCTGGAAGCCAACGGGACCCAGCTGAGGTTGAACTGCAGCTGGGTACACCTGGACCTGGGCAATGACGTGGCCCAGCCCCTCTTGACTCTGCCTGGCACAGCCTGTGGCCCCGGCCTG GTGTGTGTTGAGCAGCAGTGCCAGCCAATAGAGGTCCTGGGAGCACAGGAATGTCAAAGGAGATGCCACGGGCATGGG GTCTGCGACAGCAACAGACGCTGCCACTGTGAGGAGGGCTGGGCACCGCCAGACTGCACCACCCACGTCAGAG CAACCAGCTCCCTGACCACAGGGCTGCCCCTTAGCCTCCTGTTGTTGCTGGTCCTGGTGCTCCTTGGTGCCAGCTACTGGCACCGTGCCCGCCTGCACCAACGACTCTGCCAGCTCAAAGGACCCAGCTGCCAATACAG GGCAGCCCAGTCTGGTCCCCCAGAACGCCCAGGACCCCCACAGAGGGCCCTCGTGATGCCAGGTGCCAAG CAGGCTAGTGCTCTTGGCTTCCCGGCCCCTCCTTCCAGGCCGCTGCCTCCTGACCCTGTGCCCAAGAGACTCCAG GCTGAGCTGGCAGACCGACCCAATCCCCCCACCCGCCCTCTGCCCGCTGACCCGGTGGTGAGGCGCCCAAAG TCACAGGGGCCCACCAAGCCCCCACCCCCGAGAAAGCCACTGCCTGCTGACCCTCACGGCCGGCGCCCTTCTGGTGACCTGCCTGGCCCTGGAGCTGGAATCCCGCCCCCAGTGGTACCCTCCAG GCCTGCGCCGCCGCCCCCAGCAGCGTCCTCGCCCTACCTCTAA
- the ADAM15 gene encoding disintegrin and metalloproteinase domain-containing protein 15 isoform X6, whose protein sequence is MRLALLWALGLLGAGSPLPSRPLPDIGVTEEMQARPERAQNGPLEPQILQDNPTLSLAEALQTSLPEALRIKLELDGESHILELLQNRELVSGRPTLVWYQPDGTRVVGEGHTLENCCYEGRVRGHAHSWVSLCTCSGLRGLVILSPERSYSVELGPGDLQGPPVVSRIQDLLLPRHTCALSWPTSVLPQALPEPSLGQRHTHRWRRDVVTETKIVELVIVADHAEVKRHRDFQSLLNRTLEVALLLDTFFRPMNVRVALVGLEAWTQHNLIEISQNPGLTLDSFLHWRRTNLLPRLPHDSAQLVTATSFSGPMVGMAIQNSICSPEFSGGVNMDHSTSILGVASSIAHELGHSLGLGHDSPGNSCPCPGPAPAKSCIMQASTDPNLLALIPSFLPGLNFSNCSRQALEEALLGGMGSCLFERLSGLPSMASVCGNMLVEPGEQCDCGFPDECTDPCCDYFTCQLRPGAQCASDGLCCHNCQLRPAGWKCRPTRGDCDLPEFCPGDSSQCPPDVSMGDGEPCASGQAVCMQGRCASYAQQCQALWGPGAKPAAPLCLLTANTRGDAFGSCGRNPDGSYVSCAPRDAMCGQLQCQGGRAQPLLGSARDLRWEMLEANGTQLRLNCSWVHLDLGNDVAQPLLTLPGTACGPGLVCVEQQCQPIEVLGAQECQRRCHGHGVCDSNRRCHCEEGWAPPDCTTHVRATSSLTTGLPLSLLLLLVLVLLGASYWHRARLHQRLCQLKGPSCQYRAAQSGPPERPGPPQRALVMPGAKASALGFPAPPSRPLPPDPVPKRLQAELADRPNPPTRPLPADPVVRRPKSQGPTKPPPPRKPLPADPHGRRPSGDLPGPGAGIPPPVVPSRPAPPPPAASSPYL, encoded by the exons ATGCGCCTGGCGCTGCTCTgggccctggggctcctgggcgCGGGCAGCCCATTGCCCTCCCGGCCGCTCCCAGATATAG GTGTCACTGAGGAGATGCAGGCAAGGCCAGAGAGGGCCCAGAATGGACCTCTGGAGCCCCAGATCCTTCAGGACAACCCCACACTCAGCCTAGCAGAGGCGCTTCAG ACCAGTCTGCCTGAGGCTTTGCGGATCAAACTGGAATTGGATGGTGAGAGTCATATCCTGGAGCTGCTGCAGAATAG GGAGCTAGTCTCAGGCCGCCCAACTCTGGTGTGGTACCAGCCTGATGGCACCCGGGTGGTCGGTGAGGGACATACTCTG GAGAACTGCTGCTACGAGGGGAGAGTGCGTGGCCACGCGCACTCCTGGGTCTCTCTCTGCACCTGCTCCGGGCTCAG GGGCTTAGTGATCCTGTCCCCAGAGAGAAGCTACTCTGTGGAGCTGGGGCCCGGGGACCTTCAGGGTCCCCCAGTTGTCTCCCGGATCCAAGACCTCCTCCTGCCACGCCACACTTGTGCCCTGAGCTGGCCTACATCTGTGCTCCCTCAGGCTCTACCGGAGCCCTCCCTGGGACAGCGTCACACTCACCGG TGGAGGCGGGACGTGGTGACAGAGACCAAGATTGTTGAGCTGGTGATTGTGGCTGACCATGCCGAG GTCAAGAGGCACCGGGACTTCCAGAGCCTCCTGAACCGCACCCTGGAAGTGGCCCTCCTCCTGGACACA TTCTTCAGGCCTATGAACgtccgggtggcactagtgggccTGGAGGCCTGGACCCAGCACAACCTGATAGAGATAAgccagaacccaggtctcacactaGACAGCTTCCTCCACTGGCGCAGGACGAACCTGCTGCCTCGGTTGCCCCACGACAGCGCCCAGCTGGTGAC GGCCACTTCATTCTCTGGGCCCATGGTCGGCATGGCCATTCAGAACTCCATCTGTTCTCCTGAGTTTTCAGGAGGCGTGAACATG GACCACTCCACGAGCATCCTGGGAGTCGCCTCCTCAATAGCCCACGAGCTGGGACACAGCCTGGGCCTGGGCCATGACTCCCCTGGGAACAGCTGCCCCTGCCCGGGTCCAGCCCCAGCCAAGAGCTGCATCATGCAGGCCTCCACAGA CCCCAACCTCCTTGCTCTCATCCCCAGCTTCCTGCCAGGCTTGAACTTCAGCAACTGCAGCCGACAGGCCCTGGAAGAAGCCCTCCTGGGCGGGATGGGCAGCTGCCTCTTTGAACGGCTGTCCGGTCTGCCTTCTATGGCCAGTGTCTGCGGAAATATGTTGGTGGAGCCCGGGGAGCAGTGTGACTGTGGCTTCCCAGAT GAATGCACCGATCCCTGCTGTGACTACTTCACCTGCCAGCTGAGGCCAGGGGCCCAGTGCGCATCTGATGGACTCTGCTGTCACAATTGCCAG CTGCGTCCAGCTGGCTGGAAGTGTCGCCCCACCAGAGGTGACTGCGACTTGCCTGAGTTCTGCCCAGGAGACAGCTCCCAGTGCCCCCCGGATGTCAGCATGGGGGACGGTGAGCCATGTGCCAGTGGACAGGCTGTGTGCATGCAAGGACGTTGTGCCTCGTATGCCCAGCAGTGCCAGGCTCTCTGGGGGCCTGGGGCCAAGCCCGCCGCACCGCTCTGCCTCCTTACTGCCAATACTAGAGGGGACGCCTTTGGGAGCTGTGGGCGCAACCCTGATGGCAGTTATGTGTCCTGTGCCCCTCG AGATGCTATGTGTGGGCAACTCCAGTGCCAGGGCGGGAGGGCCCAGCCTCTGCTGGGCTCAGCCCGAGATCTTCGCTGGGAGATGCTGGAAGCCAACGGGACCCAGCTGAGGTTGAACTGCAGCTGGGTACACCTGGACCTGGGCAATGACGTGGCCCAGCCCCTCTTGACTCTGCCTGGCACAGCCTGTGGCCCCGGCCTG GTGTGTGTTGAGCAGCAGTGCCAGCCAATAGAGGTCCTGGGAGCACAGGAATGTCAAAGGAGATGCCACGGGCATGGG GTCTGCGACAGCAACAGACGCTGCCACTGTGAGGAGGGCTGGGCACCGCCAGACTGCACCACCCACGTCAGAG CAACCAGCTCCCTGACCACAGGGCTGCCCCTTAGCCTCCTGTTGTTGCTGGTCCTGGTGCTCCTTGGTGCCAGCTACTGGCACCGTGCCCGCCTGCACCAACGACTCTGCCAGCTCAAAGGACCCAGCTGCCAATACAG GGCAGCCCAGTCTGGTCCCCCAGAACGCCCAGGACCCCCACAGAGGGCCCTCGTGATGCCAGGTGCCAAG GCTAGTGCTCTTGGCTTCCCGGCCCCTCCTTCCAGGCCGCTGCCTCCTGACCCTGTGCCCAAGAGACTCCAG GCTGAGCTGGCAGACCGACCCAATCCCCCCACCCGCCCTCTGCCCGCTGACCCGGTGGTGAGGCGCCCAAAG TCACAGGGGCCCACCAAGCCCCCACCCCCGAGAAAGCCACTGCCTGCTGACCCTCACGGCCGGCGCCCTTCTGGTGACCTGCCTGGCCCTGGAGCTGGAATCCCGCCCCCAGTGGTACCCTCCAG GCCTGCGCCGCCGCCCCCAGCAGCGTCCTCGCCCTACCTCTAA
- the ADAM15 gene encoding disintegrin and metalloproteinase domain-containing protein 15 isoform X15: MRLALLWALGLLGAGSPLPSRPLPDIGVTEEMQARPERAQNGPLEPQILQDNPTLSLAEALQTSLPEALRIKLELDGESHILELLQNRELVSGRPTLVWYQPDGTRVVGEGHTLENCCYEGRVRGHAHSWVSLCTCSGLRGLVILSPERSYSVELGPGDLQGPPVVSRIQDLLLPRHTCALSWPTSVLPQALPEPSLGQRHTHRWRRDVVTETKIVELVIVADHAEVKRHRDFQSLLNRTLEVALLLDTFFRPMNVRVALVGLEAWTQHNLIEISQNPGLTLDSFLHWRRTNLLPRLPHDSAQLVTATSFSGPMVGMAIQNSICSPEFSGGVNMDHSTSILGVASSIAHELGHSLGLGHDSPGNSCPCPGPAPAKSCIMQASTDFLPGLNFSNCSRQALEEALLGGMGSCLFERLSGLPSMASVCGNMLVEPGEQCDCGFPDECTDPCCDYFTCQLRPGAQCASDGLCCHNCQLRPAGWKCRPTRGDCDLPEFCPGDSSQCPPDVSMGDGEPCASGQAVCMQGRCASYAQQCQALWGPGAKPAAPLCLLTANTRGDAFGSCGRNPDGSYVSCAPRDAMCGQLQCQGGRAQPLLGSARDLRWEMLEANGTQLRLNCSWVHLDLGNDVAQPLLTLPGTACGPGLVCVEQQCQPIEVLGAQECQRRCHGHGVCDSNRRCHCEEGWAPPDCTTHVRATSSLTTGLPLSLLLLLVLVLLGASYWHRARLHQRLCQLKGPSCQYRAAQSGPPERPGPPQRALVMPGAKSQGPTKPPPPRKPLPADPHGRRPSGDLPGPGAGIPPPVVPSRPAPPPPAASSPYL, encoded by the exons ATGCGCCTGGCGCTGCTCTgggccctggggctcctgggcgCGGGCAGCCCATTGCCCTCCCGGCCGCTCCCAGATATAG GTGTCACTGAGGAGATGCAGGCAAGGCCAGAGAGGGCCCAGAATGGACCTCTGGAGCCCCAGATCCTTCAGGACAACCCCACACTCAGCCTAGCAGAGGCGCTTCAG ACCAGTCTGCCTGAGGCTTTGCGGATCAAACTGGAATTGGATGGTGAGAGTCATATCCTGGAGCTGCTGCAGAATAG GGAGCTAGTCTCAGGCCGCCCAACTCTGGTGTGGTACCAGCCTGATGGCACCCGGGTGGTCGGTGAGGGACATACTCTG GAGAACTGCTGCTACGAGGGGAGAGTGCGTGGCCACGCGCACTCCTGGGTCTCTCTCTGCACCTGCTCCGGGCTCAG GGGCTTAGTGATCCTGTCCCCAGAGAGAAGCTACTCTGTGGAGCTGGGGCCCGGGGACCTTCAGGGTCCCCCAGTTGTCTCCCGGATCCAAGACCTCCTCCTGCCACGCCACACTTGTGCCCTGAGCTGGCCTACATCTGTGCTCCCTCAGGCTCTACCGGAGCCCTCCCTGGGACAGCGTCACACTCACCGG TGGAGGCGGGACGTGGTGACAGAGACCAAGATTGTTGAGCTGGTGATTGTGGCTGACCATGCCGAG GTCAAGAGGCACCGGGACTTCCAGAGCCTCCTGAACCGCACCCTGGAAGTGGCCCTCCTCCTGGACACA TTCTTCAGGCCTATGAACgtccgggtggcactagtgggccTGGAGGCCTGGACCCAGCACAACCTGATAGAGATAAgccagaacccaggtctcacactaGACAGCTTCCTCCACTGGCGCAGGACGAACCTGCTGCCTCGGTTGCCCCACGACAGCGCCCAGCTGGTGAC GGCCACTTCATTCTCTGGGCCCATGGTCGGCATGGCCATTCAGAACTCCATCTGTTCTCCTGAGTTTTCAGGAGGCGTGAACATG GACCACTCCACGAGCATCCTGGGAGTCGCCTCCTCAATAGCCCACGAGCTGGGACACAGCCTGGGCCTGGGCCATGACTCCCCTGGGAACAGCTGCCCCTGCCCGGGTCCAGCCCCAGCCAAGAGCTGCATCATGCAGGCCTCCACAGA CTTCCTGCCAGGCTTGAACTTCAGCAACTGCAGCCGACAGGCCCTGGAAGAAGCCCTCCTGGGCGGGATGGGCAGCTGCCTCTTTGAACGGCTGTCCGGTCTGCCTTCTATGGCCAGTGTCTGCGGAAATATGTTGGTGGAGCCCGGGGAGCAGTGTGACTGTGGCTTCCCAGAT GAATGCACCGATCCCTGCTGTGACTACTTCACCTGCCAGCTGAGGCCAGGGGCCCAGTGCGCATCTGATGGACTCTGCTGTCACAATTGCCAG CTGCGTCCAGCTGGCTGGAAGTGTCGCCCCACCAGAGGTGACTGCGACTTGCCTGAGTTCTGCCCAGGAGACAGCTCCCAGTGCCCCCCGGATGTCAGCATGGGGGACGGTGAGCCATGTGCCAGTGGACAGGCTGTGTGCATGCAAGGACGTTGTGCCTCGTATGCCCAGCAGTGCCAGGCTCTCTGGGGGCCTGGGGCCAAGCCCGCCGCACCGCTCTGCCTCCTTACTGCCAATACTAGAGGGGACGCCTTTGGGAGCTGTGGGCGCAACCCTGATGGCAGTTATGTGTCCTGTGCCCCTCG AGATGCTATGTGTGGGCAACTCCAGTGCCAGGGCGGGAGGGCCCAGCCTCTGCTGGGCTCAGCCCGAGATCTTCGCTGGGAGATGCTGGAAGCCAACGGGACCCAGCTGAGGTTGAACTGCAGCTGGGTACACCTGGACCTGGGCAATGACGTGGCCCAGCCCCTCTTGACTCTGCCTGGCACAGCCTGTGGCCCCGGCCTG GTGTGTGTTGAGCAGCAGTGCCAGCCAATAGAGGTCCTGGGAGCACAGGAATGTCAAAGGAGATGCCACGGGCATGGG GTCTGCGACAGCAACAGACGCTGCCACTGTGAGGAGGGCTGGGCACCGCCAGACTGCACCACCCACGTCAGAG CAACCAGCTCCCTGACCACAGGGCTGCCCCTTAGCCTCCTGTTGTTGCTGGTCCTGGTGCTCCTTGGTGCCAGCTACTGGCACCGTGCCCGCCTGCACCAACGACTCTGCCAGCTCAAAGGACCCAGCTGCCAATACAG GGCAGCCCAGTCTGGTCCCCCAGAACGCCCAGGACCCCCACAGAGGGCCCTCGTGATGCCAGGTGCCAAG TCACAGGGGCCCACCAAGCCCCCACCCCCGAGAAAGCCACTGCCTGCTGACCCTCACGGCCGGCGCCCTTCTGGTGACCTGCCTGGCCCTGGAGCTGGAATCCCGCCCCCAGTGGTACCCTCCAG GCCTGCGCCGCCGCCCCCAGCAGCGTCCTCGCCCTACCTCTAA
- the ADAM15 gene encoding disintegrin and metalloproteinase domain-containing protein 15 isoform X14, with protein MRLALLWALGLLGAGSPLPSRPLPDIGVTEEMQARPERAQNGPLEPQILQDNPTLSLAEALQTSLPEALRIKLELDGESHILELLQNRELVSGRPTLVWYQPDGTRVVGEGHTLENCCYEGRVRGHAHSWVSLCTCSGLRGLVILSPERSYSVELGPGDLQGPPVVSRIQDLLLPRHTCALSWPTSVLPQALPEPSLGQRHTHRWRRDVVTETKIVELVIVADHAEVKRHRDFQSLLNRTLEVALLLDTFFRPMNVRVALVGLEAWTQHNLIEISQNPGLTLDSFLHWRRTNLLPRLPHDSAQLVTATSFSGPMVGMAIQNSICSPEFSGGVNMDHSTSILGVASSIAHELGHSLGLGHDSPGNSCPCPGPAPAKSCIMQASTDPNLLALIPSFLPGLNFSNCSRQALEEALLGGMGSCLFERLSGLPSMASVCGNMLVEPGEQCDCGFPDECTDPCCDYFTCQLRPGAQCASDGLCCHNCQLRPAGWKCRPTRGDCDLPEFCPGDSSQCPPDVSMGDGEPCASGQAVCMQGRCASYAQQCQALWGPGAKPAAPLCLLTANTRGDAFGSCGRNPDGSYVSCAPRDAMCGQLQCQGGRAQPLLGSARDLRWEMLEANGTQLRLNCSWVHLDLGNDVAQPLLTLPGTACGPGLVCVEQQCQPIEVLGAQECQRRCHGHGVCDSNRRCHCEEGWAPPDCTTHVRATSSLTTGLPLSLLLLLVLVLLGASYWHRARLHQRLCQLKGPSCQYRAAQSGPPERPGPPQRALVMPGAKSQGPTKPPPPRKPLPADPHGRRPSGDLPGPGAGIPPPVVPSRPAPPPPAASSPYL; from the exons ATGCGCCTGGCGCTGCTCTgggccctggggctcctgggcgCGGGCAGCCCATTGCCCTCCCGGCCGCTCCCAGATATAG GTGTCACTGAGGAGATGCAGGCAAGGCCAGAGAGGGCCCAGAATGGACCTCTGGAGCCCCAGATCCTTCAGGACAACCCCACACTCAGCCTAGCAGAGGCGCTTCAG ACCAGTCTGCCTGAGGCTTTGCGGATCAAACTGGAATTGGATGGTGAGAGTCATATCCTGGAGCTGCTGCAGAATAG GGAGCTAGTCTCAGGCCGCCCAACTCTGGTGTGGTACCAGCCTGATGGCACCCGGGTGGTCGGTGAGGGACATACTCTG GAGAACTGCTGCTACGAGGGGAGAGTGCGTGGCCACGCGCACTCCTGGGTCTCTCTCTGCACCTGCTCCGGGCTCAG GGGCTTAGTGATCCTGTCCCCAGAGAGAAGCTACTCTGTGGAGCTGGGGCCCGGGGACCTTCAGGGTCCCCCAGTTGTCTCCCGGATCCAAGACCTCCTCCTGCCACGCCACACTTGTGCCCTGAGCTGGCCTACATCTGTGCTCCCTCAGGCTCTACCGGAGCCCTCCCTGGGACAGCGTCACACTCACCGG TGGAGGCGGGACGTGGTGACAGAGACCAAGATTGTTGAGCTGGTGATTGTGGCTGACCATGCCGAG GTCAAGAGGCACCGGGACTTCCAGAGCCTCCTGAACCGCACCCTGGAAGTGGCCCTCCTCCTGGACACA TTCTTCAGGCCTATGAACgtccgggtggcactagtgggccTGGAGGCCTGGACCCAGCACAACCTGATAGAGATAAgccagaacccaggtctcacactaGACAGCTTCCTCCACTGGCGCAGGACGAACCTGCTGCCTCGGTTGCCCCACGACAGCGCCCAGCTGGTGAC GGCCACTTCATTCTCTGGGCCCATGGTCGGCATGGCCATTCAGAACTCCATCTGTTCTCCTGAGTTTTCAGGAGGCGTGAACATG GACCACTCCACGAGCATCCTGGGAGTCGCCTCCTCAATAGCCCACGAGCTGGGACACAGCCTGGGCCTGGGCCATGACTCCCCTGGGAACAGCTGCCCCTGCCCGGGTCCAGCCCCAGCCAAGAGCTGCATCATGCAGGCCTCCACAGA CCCCAACCTCCTTGCTCTCATCCCCAGCTTCCTGCCAGGCTTGAACTTCAGCAACTGCAGCCGACAGGCCCTGGAAGAAGCCCTCCTGGGCGGGATGGGCAGCTGCCTCTTTGAACGGCTGTCCGGTCTGCCTTCTATGGCCAGTGTCTGCGGAAATATGTTGGTGGAGCCCGGGGAGCAGTGTGACTGTGGCTTCCCAGAT GAATGCACCGATCCCTGCTGTGACTACTTCACCTGCCAGCTGAGGCCAGGGGCCCAGTGCGCATCTGATGGACTCTGCTGTCACAATTGCCAG CTGCGTCCAGCTGGCTGGAAGTGTCGCCCCACCAGAGGTGACTGCGACTTGCCTGAGTTCTGCCCAGGAGACAGCTCCCAGTGCCCCCCGGATGTCAGCATGGGGGACGGTGAGCCATGTGCCAGTGGACAGGCTGTGTGCATGCAAGGACGTTGTGCCTCGTATGCCCAGCAGTGCCAGGCTCTCTGGGGGCCTGGGGCCAAGCCCGCCGCACCGCTCTGCCTCCTTACTGCCAATACTAGAGGGGACGCCTTTGGGAGCTGTGGGCGCAACCCTGATGGCAGTTATGTGTCCTGTGCCCCTCG AGATGCTATGTGTGGGCAACTCCAGTGCCAGGGCGGGAGGGCCCAGCCTCTGCTGGGCTCAGCCCGAGATCTTCGCTGGGAGATGCTGGAAGCCAACGGGACCCAGCTGAGGTTGAACTGCAGCTGGGTACACCTGGACCTGGGCAATGACGTGGCCCAGCCCCTCTTGACTCTGCCTGGCACAGCCTGTGGCCCCGGCCTG GTGTGTGTTGAGCAGCAGTGCCAGCCAATAGAGGTCCTGGGAGCACAGGAATGTCAAAGGAGATGCCACGGGCATGGG GTCTGCGACAGCAACAGACGCTGCCACTGTGAGGAGGGCTGGGCACCGCCAGACTGCACCACCCACGTCAGAG CAACCAGCTCCCTGACCACAGGGCTGCCCCTTAGCCTCCTGTTGTTGCTGGTCCTGGTGCTCCTTGGTGCCAGCTACTGGCACCGTGCCCGCCTGCACCAACGACTCTGCCAGCTCAAAGGACCCAGCTGCCAATACAG GGCAGCCCAGTCTGGTCCCCCAGAACGCCCAGGACCCCCACAGAGGGCCCTCGTGATGCCAGGTGCCAAG TCACAGGGGCCCACCAAGCCCCCACCCCCGAGAAAGCCACTGCCTGCTGACCCTCACGGCCGGCGCCCTTCTGGTGACCTGCCTGGCCCTGGAGCTGGAATCCCGCCCCCAGTGGTACCCTCCAG GCCTGCGCCGCCGCCCCCAGCAGCGTCCTCGCCCTACCTCTAA